The Sphaerodactylus townsendi isolate TG3544 linkage group LG02, MPM_Stown_v2.3, whole genome shotgun sequence DNA segment tctctcagccccacttaccacacaaggtgtctgttgttgggagaggaagggaaaggagtttgtaagccaccttgagtctccttacaggatagaaaggtgggatagaaatccaaactcttcttcttcatctggaaaaaaatagccactttggaaagtggactcaatggcattatactccactgaagttcttcccctccctaaaccccactttcttcagcctccacccccaaaatctgcaggtatctcccaacctggaactggcaactctattgTTGCCTGCCAATATTGCAGTCATATGTATGCAAATATTTTTGCAGGAACAGTGGTGTAGTTGGGTAGTTTTTAGGTTCTTGACTCAATGACCTCAATCCCTGTGTGccccttccacagctcaggtggaagagtggggaatcaaacccggttcctccagattagaatgcacctgctcttaacctactacgccactgctgaaaggcCATAGATACAAGGGTAACTAATGGAAGGGCCAAGGAAGAAAGGGGCATAGAGAATGGCTTATTCCTCATGAGCTTTCATCAgagactgttttttaaatttatgatAAGAACTGACGATTCCCAGCAACCCCTTTGCTGCAACTATCACTAGCAACTAACACTCAGCTGAATTCAAGAAAAGTCTTCCAAGAAGCTTTTCAGGTTAATTCCAAGAACATTCTCCTGGGACTAAGCCCTGTCAATTTGAACACATGGTTGCACAGCACCAGGTGTGGTCTATAGATCTTTtaggattacagagatcagttcccatggagaaaacggctgccGTGGAGGATGGACTCGGTGGCATTATACACAGCTGAGATCTATCacctccccaaaacccaccccaaaatctctaaggctgattccgcatgggccaaaaacagcagtgtgaaaacagtgtgagaatggtgtaaaagggtttaaaatggtgtaaaagggcttatactttcatactgttttcacactgctgtttttggcccacgcggcaGCAGCCTAAGAATTTCCTAATGCAAAATTGACAACCCTATTTGAGCACCTTCTAAAAAGTGCCACTGCTTGTATTCTTTGCCCATAAAATGTGAGGATTGTGGTGTGAAAAAGACATGGTGTTACACTGGTAGCTATGCACTTCGTATACCTCTGAATGATCTTCAAATTCCATTGATggaaaatgtgttttgttttgtttcagtgcaCCAGGGAGCGGCCCTATGTTCCGGTCCACCACAGTGACAATCCGAGACCACCGTAATGAAATCCTTGTCAACTCTGCTAAGAAAGAGCAAGAATTTGACTTCAAGTTATTGCCCAAGTCAAAAGCTCCTGGAGACGTTACATCGGTTGCTGAGTCTACACCTGAAGCTGCAAGAAACAGTAAGCAAGATGCTAACAAACTGGGGGATCAAATGGCGGGACTCCATGGACAGAAAGTGGGGTTCTCTTTTGCTTTCCCTAAGAAAGCATCGGTCAAGCTCGAATCCTCAGCAGCTGCCTTCTGTGACTACAATGATGAAACATCAGCCAAACACGGGCTTAGCAGAAGAAGTCGGTTTGTTCCTGGGCTCTTAGCCTCATCTGCTGAAGAAACCGTTCTGGATACTGAGGGAGATCTGAACTCTGTTGCTCCACTAGCGGAAAAACACGGTGACAAAACAGAACCCACTCTGCTCCAGGATTCCAAGGAACCATCTGTCGAGGAGAACACAATGCAAGAGGCCACTGAATTAAGGCCTCCGATTTTCCATTCAAAAGAGCCTGAACCCAGCAACCTGGAAAGCTCCTGCATTAATGTGGATTCAACAGCCGTGCCTGACGAAACATGCAGAGAGGCACTAGGGAATCAAGCTCTTCCTGTGGAGAACAATAGCGAGGAGCACATAGGAGATAAATGCTCAGGTCCTCCCGTCAATGAAGCACTTTTTTCGCAGCAGGAAACCCAGGAAGGAAACGATCAGAACATTAGCAGCGATTCACCCACTGCTGAAGACGAGATTAAAAGATCCTTGTCTGACGGAATGGTTCCAGCAAATCCTGAAGGGGAAACGATGGCTCCGCCTTGTAAACAAGATTCACATAAAAGGCCTTGTGAGCCATTCGTCCCTGTGCTTAACAAACATGGATCGACCATTCTTCAGTGGCCGTCAGAAATGTTAATTTACACAAACACAGAGCCATCTATTTCATATAGCTGCAACCCCTTATGTTTTGACTTCAGGTCGTCAAGAGCCAGTGAAAGCCTCGAGAGAAATAAACCTCAGACAAATGCGCCTAATTCTCCTCATAAGACTGAGTCTAACCAGGGTTCCATGAGAGATTCTATGCATAAGTCTCATTCAGTATATGCTAATAGCGCAAGTGACATCAATGCACATCCATGTAACCATGCAACACCAATTCCGATGGACATTTCTTCAGCCAGAGACTTTTCTGGAAAAAACCAGGATGAATTGGCCTTGGATGCTTCTTGTGAGactgaagagaaggaaaaacacCACTGTCTCCCAAAGGAGCAGCAAGAGGGCTCCTCTGGTGACGAACAACAAAACGAAAGGTGGATCAAAAGAACCCATGAAAAGTGGTTTTATAAAACtcggaagaggaaaaggaggagaaaactgTGCAATCACCATCATCGGGACATTGCCGAGGTGGATACTGGTATTTCAGCTCCTGAACAAAATAGTTGTGTTGATGCTAACAAATTTCAGAATCTTCTTAGTACTAGGGAACAAAGTATGGGTGAAACTGGACTGCAGGAAAAGGCTGAAGAACTATCAGAGCAGTCACTTGACTCTCCTGGGACTGAGAACAGTAATGGCTGTGAAACCACATCTATGTCTACACAGGACCATGGTCACCCAAGTCCATACCCAGCCTGGAATGCAAAAGATGAAAGGGACTGTTGTCCCAACTCTAAAAACCTGTGCAGAAGGAGCAAGCCAGTTCTTCACAGACAATCAAATGAAGTAGGAGTGAATTCTGGAAGGTGCAACTCGATGTGTTCTAGACCGTTTTGTAGCTGGAGTCTCAAAAGATCCAGCAGTAGCCCATATCACAAACATTTAGGCCATTATCCCAATGAGAAATGCACCGATCAAATGCAGACTGTAAAGAGAGCCTATAATTCTCCCACAGACgagctggattttttttgccataaACGAAGGCATCATACGTACTCATGTTCCTCTGAGGAAAGTTCAAATGCACAGACCTGGCTGTTGGAAG contains these protein-coding regions:
- the ZNF804A gene encoding zinc finger protein 804A, encoding MARQSAVARPTGRVSGHLVHRRDLETSPLLCVTAPGSQGKDYAEKENTIAKALEDLKANFYCELCDKQYYKHQEFDNHINSYDHAHKQRLKELKQREFARNVASKSRKDERKQEKALQRLHKLAELRKEAACAPGSGPMFRSTTVTIRDHRNEILVNSAKKEQEFDFKLLPKSKAPGDVTSVAESTPEAARNSKQDANKLGDQMAGLHGQKVGFSFAFPKKASVKLESSAAAFCDYNDETSAKHGLSRRSRFVPGLLASSAEETVLDTEGDLNSVAPLAEKHGDKTEPTLLQDSKEPSVEENTMQEATELRPPIFHSKEPEPSNLESSCINVDSTAVPDETCREALGNQALPVENNSEEHIGDKCSGPPVNEALFSQQETQEGNDQNISSDSPTAEDEIKRSLSDGMVPANPEGETMAPPCKQDSHKRPCEPFVPVLNKHGSTILQWPSEMLIYTNTEPSISYSCNPLCFDFRSSRASESLERNKPQTNAPNSPHKTESNQGSMRDSMHKSHSVYANSASDINAHPCNHATPIPMDISSARDFSGKNQDELALDASCETEEKEKHHCLPKEQQEGSSGDEQQNERWIKRTHEKWFYKTRKRKRRRKLCNHHHRDIAEVDTGISAPEQNSCVDANKFQNLLSTREQSMGETGLQEKAEELSEQSLDSPGTENSNGCETTSMSTQDHGHPSPYPAWNAKDERDCCPNSKNLCRRSKPVLHRQSNEVGVNSGRCNSMCSRPFCSWSLKRSSSSPYHKHLGHYPNEKCTDQMQTVKRAYNSPTDELDFFCHKRRHHTYSCSSEESSNAQTWLLEENVPHAFGCRVSRKPKRKRRRKRMRTHVFRERPSGNNLNGPSQKGVSVFSNASDMPTEGTTEKENPPFTTDYANGTEESIQPIECPPAPPPEQLHPLETTQGSNCSGTRSTPYPEESTRSASPVTEQAATKPTNVPVEGEKHEPVSIPGSQPARKGPSVDRNPNQSPPKSYLCHYEVADTIPPEKLHLSANEWLRYHPGIFNAPSPLPFKEAHINRHAFLASEQILTPFALPEHALLLAPESHDKFKDLQCEAYHQIFQQNLLANKMKLNFPPAALPPSTPPLQPLPLQQPLCSTSVTTIHHTVLQQHAAAAAAAATTFKVLQPHQPFLSQVPALPRAPLPHLSVGPRLCPAGHTTIIGPPQLPLIPASVLHPSHLAFPPLPHALFPSLLSPHPAVIPLQPLF